TGGAGAAGAGCTTGGAAAGTGGAAAGCAAGTTGGTTGAAGATGGCGATTAGTGAACGAACAGCGATCTGAGAGGGGCAAGTGGAATGCGATGGGGGTGGTGTAGGCGTGGGAGAATGGTCGGCTGATTGACTATCTTCCGCCATGGATGAAGCGATGGATGGCGCAATGGATGGCGTCGACATAGATGGAAGCTCTTTAGTTCTTGACGGAGGAGACAGGGCACTGATCAAGCCTTTGAAGCCGGACGAGCTGGAAAAAGACTCTCGCGATGAAAATGAGGGCGGTTCTTTTATGGAAGGCGGCGTCGTGCTTTCCGATTTTTCCTCGACCTTTGGCAATACCAAATCCTCCCTTCTACATCTTACAGCAGTGGCTTGGGTGACGATGATGTTTCGCATAGCATGGAAACTGCCTGCAGCCGCGGCTGCTTTCATCTCCTGGCTCGGTAACGCCGCCgcatcctcctcttccaactcATTCTCTTTTTTCTTGGCCCTGGCTTGTCTACGTTCCTCGTCCCCCTCAAAAGTTTCAATCACAGCCGCTTTTACGAGCACATCCAGCGCAGTTTGACGGAACCAGTCGTCAGTCTGTTGTGGAAGAGTCTTTTCCAAAAAGGGGACAATGACTTGCGAAACGAACTTGTTTCGAAGTTCCGATAATTGCTCAATGTGAACATAGATGGCGTTGAACATAAAGAGCGCGAGAGATCTCCGTGCCTTCGGTAAATCGTGTGAAGATAGATAAAAAAGGTTGAGCAATTTCCAAATGTTGTCAAGCCAGTCGTCTACCACAGGCATACAGAGGTCATGTTCTTGGTAATATTCCAAAATGGTATGGGCGTCGGGATCTGATAATGGAGAGTTAGTTGACAACAGCTGATTAATACGTTCGTCAAGAGGAGGTTCGGCATTGGGCCTGGAAAAGTCGAGAGGTTTTAAAATCGTTCGCCTTGTCCGTAATGCAGCCAGAAGGGTAGAGTTGGCTATCTCAAGGCGTTTGTTGCGCTCCCTGACAATGAGTCTGAGCTTGGATCGATTGAAAGGGACGAGTTCACCCACTTAAGATCCGCCATTTGAGCCATTAATTCCCTTTCTTTGCCTCCACTGTTCTCCTGAGTTCGACGTATGCTCCCAGTTCGATACCTTCCTAGTCCTCCACCATATGTTTCTTGCTCCTCTCCGCCGGATGCGCTGCCTAAATCATCATTGTGGACCTCTGTTTCCCAATTGCAAGTCGCCCGGTCTTCACAAACATATTCTGCGTTCAGAAGGTCGGTTTTGAACGTAATCTCGGAAGAGCACATAGAGCAGTTCTACGTTTAGGTTAGGTGAGATTCTCTTTTTGGGTAGTTCTGCTTATTCACTATATGAAGCCTCAATGTGTTTAGACCATCGACCTGTTCTCCTTGGATAATGTCTCTGTTCGCATTGATCCTTTTACCCATATCTGATCAAGAATGTCAGCAATGGTGGAGGGCTCACATCCTAAAAAAGAGCATACGGATGTACTCTCCGCATCTATTACATCGCATAGAAAACGGCGTTACCATGCGCACCCTCTGAGCATTCTGTATTAGGTGAGCAAAACAGTTGACACCTTATCGCGTTTTCCTGGATTGATCCGAGAACAAAAGCTCACCTGAGGAACATCCTTATGGGCCATCGCTGCAGCAGCGGTTGTGGATGGGATAGCTGTGAGGTGGTTTCGCGGTGTCTGAAGGTaagggaaggaggaaagaagatgagatggGATGTATTTTGGGCGACATGGGTGCCAGAAATGACGCATGAACGGCGATCCGGTAATCCTTTTCCGTCGGCGATATCTGCACACCAACGAACAATGCCGAGTCTTTCCTAGTAGGCTTCTTCTCGTCTTTCTACAGTGCAGAGCTGCCTTACGTACCAAGGAACGTCCTGAGTATAAAAGCAGAGAGGATATTTTACAGCACCAAAACCTGGTATAGTGGATAACGTACACCCACCATGCTCCGACGTATGCTCTTGGCCCTGCTTGTCATTTCCCTCGCCCTCTTAGTCTCCCCAGCGCAAGCCTCCCTATTCAATGACCCGAGTCTTTCCTACTGTAAATGTACGTCAACCAACATTCTAGCTCTCTTCAGGCATCAGTAACTAAGGACATCTCTCATCTGCAGGCATATGCTTTACCAATTCCACCATCATCCCACTCTACCGCCCCGAAAACCCCAAGAAACCTTGTCTATCCTGTACCCGTCAATTCTGTATCGACCAGAAGCTCCCTATATGTAAAGGCGCAGAAGTACCGGAACTGAATAAAGATGTCGGTACAGGTACTGAAGGGGATGTTGAAGCTAGGTGTTTCAGTGAgatccttcttctgcatGGCAATAAGAAAACGAGAGCGGCACGCTGATGAAGTGGTGGTCGTGATAGAGCGTGATTCGCCAAGAGACAGGCTGGTGGCCActtttttccttctcatAGTTTTTGGGCTTCTTTTATATGCTGCAATACGCTCCAGGTGAGATTCAATAGTCGTCAAACTGAAGCTTTTTGTGCTGAATAATCATGTCATATTACAGGTTAAGGAAAGCTATAGCCACACAAGGACGACCACAAGATCTTCGAGAATGGGGCGAAGCCTTGTTGCCAACTCCGATTCAGCAGTATTCCGCTTCGATTTGGCCTAGAAGAcgagaaggagaaggagttTCATGGTCTGGAGGCGAGATGCGAAGCCCAGGGGGCTATACGCCAGTTAGCGCTGGCAGCTAGCCCATATTATCTTCTGATGTAACTTCTGGGACCAAACATGTATATAGAGTAGGAGGCAAGCTTATTGTGTTTTGATTTTTAGGATCCTATGCATGCTACAACACGAACAGAACTACTGCACACAACTCCAACACCCTTCTAATGCTTCTTAGTTTTGACTTGCCTTGCAAACCTGTTGAACTTTTTATTATCTTGTTGAATTCGGGAGACGTGTTGCATCTCTTCGGCTTGATGCTGCGTCTTGGGTTCGGGCGCGACAGTGTATTGCACATCCTTTTGTTCGCGGTTATTAGCTCTTATTCTAAAGATTCAAAGTGAGAATGCCAAACTTACCTGGACAATCTGCAATCTAGCACCCTTCCTGTGCGCATTCTCTTCCAAAGCTTTTTTGACATCGAACCTCTTGAacctcctctctcctgTACCTCGTTGGCTCTGACTGTAACCGCCTCCAGTACCACTGCCACCACCTTGTGACTGTTCAACCTCGTTCTGACTCTCAATGTATCGCGATCGGTAGTTTGCAGGTCGCTTGATGATCGGTCGGGACCAAGCCTGGACAAGTGCGTCGGCTTGTCGGTTGATAGCGGGTGTAACGCGCTTAGTCTTGGTGTAGAAGAGGACGATGGGACCGAGACGGCATTCTTTCAAGGTGGTTGTATCGAGGTCCATCTGCTCCTTTTATTAGTCATCCGCCTCTTCAGAAATAATAGAAAGAACTGGGCCCACCTTCGGAAGAACTTCAAAAATAGCCTTTTGAATACCAACACTCGGCAAGCTCTTGTCTGGCAAAGGCTCAAGCCATCTCTTGACAGCTTCAAGCACGCCGTTATCAACGATCGACTGCCAAAG
This DNA window, taken from Cryptococcus gattii WM276 chromosome C, complete sequence, encodes the following:
- a CDS encoding Hypothetical Protein (Similar to TIGR gene model, INSD accession AAW42471.1), yielding MLRRMLLALLVISLALLVSPAQASLFNDPSLSYCKCICFTNSTIIPLYRPENPKKPCLSCTRQFCIDQKLPICKGAEVPELNKDVGTGTEGDVEARCFKRDSPRDRLVATFFLLIVFGLLLYAAIRSRLRKAIATQGRPQDLREWGEALLPTPIQQYSASIWPRRREGEGVSWSGGEMRSPGGYTPVSAGS